In Solanum lycopersicum chromosome 3, SLM_r2.1, the genomic stretch aaatggtccatacagatgtttggggaccatctccagtatcgtCACTTGGAGGAttcagattctatgttaccttaattgatgatttcagcaggaaggtatgggtttacttcttgaagcacaagtcagatgtgtttgcaactttaaAGAAGTGCAAAgttgaagttgagaatcagacctgTTTGAAAGTAAAAtacctaaggtctgacaatggtggagagtatgacaaataaGAGTTCAATGCATtttgtgcagctgagggaatcaaattgatgagaacagttcctggtaaggcaaggcataatgaaattgctgagaggatgaacagaacattgaatgagcgtgcaaggagtatgaggatacattgtgggctgcccaaaacatttCGGGCGAATGTTGTGAGCACAACTGCATACTTGATGAACAGGGGACCATCgattcctttagggttcaagattccagaggaggtgtggactggaaaagaactcaagtactcacacttgaggacttttggttgcactgcttatgttcatgtcaatccagaaaagagagacaagcttgataccaaggctatgaagtgttacttcatacgCTATGGTTCTGATTTTTTTGGTTAGAGGTTTTGAGATGAAAAGAATAGAAAgatcctgtacaaggacagagagcagaaagttctagagattacaaagcaagtgggagttgaggttgagttggagaagagtagctccagagatgtcgaagcaggtactcaaccaactcctactgaagaatctgaagtggagcaagttacacctgagcaggtgttaaaaAGATCATCCAGaaccatcagggcaccagatatgtattcaccttcattacactatctattgctgactaaTAAGGGGGAACAAGATttttttgatgaggccctataggtggaggattcgatcaagtaggaccaagccatggatgatgagatgaggtcacttgaaaAGAATGACACAtaggtgttgactgagttacctgtAGGGAAgcgagctttgctgaacaagtgggtgttcagaatcaagactgaaccagatgtcaaaagaaggttcaaggctcatTTAGTGGTTAAatgatattcacaaaggaaaggtattgattatgctgaaatattttctcctgttgtgaagttaacctctattcgaactctgttgagtattgttgcatcagagaatttgcatctagagcaaatggatataaaaataacatttttacatggagatttggacaaagagatctatatgcagcaaccggaaggatttgtggttccacgcaaggaacacatggtgtgcaagctcggtaggagcttgtatggactaaaacaagcaccaatgCAGTGGTACAAAAAGTTTTACTCTTTCATGACCAAGAGTAGATTCTGCAAAGCCGAAAAGGATCcgtgttgttacttcaagaaatactctgattcatatgtctttctactcttgtatgtggatgatatgttgattacaggatctagtatgagggagattaacaatctgaagataAGGTTTTTTGCAGCATTTGAGataaaagatttgggtccagcaaggcagattttggggatgaagatttcacGGGATAGAtttgctggcactttaaatcaaGCTCAGgggttgtacattgagaaggtgttgAGAAGATTCAGgattaatgatgctaaacccaggactactctattggaaaatcactttaaattgtcaaaggagcagtcacccaagactgccgaggagcgtgagCATATGgaacttgttccatatgcttcagcagttgggagttttatgtatgctatggtcttcACTAGACCTGACATAGCACATACAGTGgcagttgttagcaggtacatggcgaacccgggaaaagagcattgggaagctgtgaagtggcttctgagatatctgagaggttcATCTAGTACTttactttgttttggcaaaggcaaggtgactctacagggttttgtggatgctgatcttggtggggatgtggactcgagcaagagtacatccgggtacatttacaccataggtggaacagtagtgagttggatgtccaggcttcagaagtgtgaatctctttcatataccaaatctgagtatgtggcaatatcTGAAATACTaagaaagagatgatatgactggcagattatctggaggaattgggcaagaagcagagcgaaAAGATTCTTTACTCTGATATCCAGAGTGCCATAcaattggtgaaaaatccagtctatcattcgaagacaaagcacatcagaaggcggtaccatttcactcgcagggcagtggaggatggtgatatgtgcttggagaagatagagggtgcaaagaacccggcagacatgttgacgaaatgtgttgatgttggaaAACTAGGGGTATGCAAAACCTCGATTgatcttctgtagttgttgctaaagatgttgcggtgcggtaaagatgttgatgatgaatagattttttttgagaatgtattttttggatgactggatcagtctccaagtgggagaattgttaggttgtggagtctgattaatatttgatgtactatcatatattaatgttcACACGCTgtactatttattctccatttattctctgtaactaaaaatactctgatttattattatatataccccaccgccgtgaaagtttactcacggggtgttaccacgaaatattagtttctctctttctctctctagatctctcatctctttctctctaaagttcttgtgttcttctttcatcaagtgtgtgtgtgtgtgtgtgtggattcgatcctaaaatacaagtagacacttacacttgtataaaattgaacaaatggACACACACGTCTTATGTGGCATTCTACGTGAAAATTTGCATCCTACGTAGTCTCCTATGTGTATCATGCCACATAGGACCAATGTGTcaacttgttcaactttatacatgtttaagtgtctatttgtgcatacCCAAAGTTAGAGGGTATAAATGTGAAATGAGGCCAAGTGAAAAGGCCtctatatgtattatgccaaatTTTAATATCATCTTTTTCACTATTTCATCTTCTTCACAATTTACAAGACcgattattattaaaaataagggaaaagtACTAATATATCcctaaattattataaaaggtAGGTACATATAGTCTGTCATATTTTTGGACATTGGTGCCCCATTCATAAGAAAACTAGAGCATATTTACCTTTTGTACTAATGGACATATACACGTGACATAATCTTATCCatcaatatgaaattttttattatcagATCAACGCTTACGAGTGTGTCATGTGTCTCTATTTAGTCTTTTGTTAGAGTGAAGgatatatatgctctagtttttggatgACCGGGGTACCAATGTACCTAAAGTATGACAGAGTATATCTCATAACATTTACGATAGCTCAGGATGTATTTGtacttttttccttaaaaatatacattttatacaatttattgTTTTACcataaaaaatgtcattatgGTAAATGATAGATAAATACTCTCCGTCATATTTTTGTAACATTGGAGTCTCTTTCATCCAAAAACTAGAGTATGTACGCTCTTTATACTAACGGACATAgacgtgtcataatcttatccgcCGATCCGACATTTAATAAATACCGGATCAACATATAAGATTGTATCATGTGTTCCTATTTAATCTTCTGTCAGGGACATTAATATCCTAAAAGTATGACAAATGATATCTACATACTGTTTACAATTATTCGGAGATATATTTTTCCAATTTCTCTAAAATATGTCAGGCAGATTTGTCCTGAAGGAAATATTTAGAAtgtagtgttatttttattttaaatttttgtggtTTAAATGCATACTATTTATACtcaatcaatttaaatttaaatacaatttCTTCTAAAGATCTCtacaatttttctattttctccaTGACTTGTTTGTGGAATGTGTGCATacataatttttcttatatgtttttgtttgacttttaattttttgttgttgatttatATTTCTCTGCAGTCCTTATTCTCAATTCTCATATAGCTAAGTTAGTCTTTTAGTATAACcttaaaaaagttatattttgcaccattaattattttcttcattgacTTTTATTggttattattaaatttttatatattttattaaaattgattataaatataaatattttatcacaacattcatactaattaatataattttcaattggGGAAATAATTTGGAAAATAACTGAGAGAAATGGTGAAATAACTCACGAGTTAGCGCGATTTATTAGTTTTGTCGTCAAATTATTGACTGCTTTAgaacttttttatttaactaGTTGAACTTAAATACATCATTGATTTACCACATGGCATAGAAAGTGATCCTAAACCCTTTGTAGGAGCATGAAGCGCTTCATATATAAAAGTATAGAGAAATATTTAAACGCCCTTAAACTTAGCAAGAAGtattaatttcttcatcaaactatcaaaaatcttaaaaatatcTCTCTACTTAagtaactaaatattaaaacaCTCATGTCTTGCAAAGTGACATGGCAATCAGGGACTCAGTTGATATtcttaaaaagaattattttaaataataacaataattaatattaatatatatattctttgtaCTGGACTAAATGAATTTTAAAGTACTCCTcttatttcatataatatatctattatatgtaacatcaacataaatttcATGTATGAGTACGTGAATAACACATTTATTTGTATAACATGCGAGAGgtttatttaaattcaattagTTAAGTAGAGATATATTTTGAAAGTTGTGAATATATTAGAGACGGAACTAATAATTCACATTATATTTAAGagttttttcaataatattcttaataaataattaatatttagggATAAAACGAAATGATGTCTTTCTATATTCAACGGTATTGTTGTAAATTTGATATTCATTTACCGATCGTATGCATGTAAAAGTAATTGACTAAATTTAATAaaggtattattattatatagtataaGAAAGGACGGTTTCAACAagtatgttttaatttatagaaaGGGTATTTTAGTCATTGCGTCCAACATGCTGATAATGTATTGCTGAGGTTCCATACGTGTTGCAACTGCAAATTCAACAAAATACGTGGCATGGGTTTTTCTTATTCTAATTGTAGAATAAAATCAAATTGTTTCTCTTGATTGAATTGTTTAGTTGGAATTTTACTTGGGATTCCCTGTTGGAGAAGACTCAATTCACTTTTGCTGTATTTGAAGAGACAAGACTCAATTTTTATAAGAGAGGATTGATTGCACTCGCTGATTCTTCCGTCTCTAACAAGATTGAGTCTTATTTGATAACTATTGAATTGATAGTTCTACCAGTAGGACAGAAATAGATTACTATGTTGGATGTTAGATCCATAAATAGatgaacaaatatatatacCCAAAGcagaaaataacacaaaattagTTTATTGTTGTGATTTTTGTTTCATTGCTTTTCTTGTGCttatagtttaatttgtttttggCGAGTGCAGATTGTGCATACTACTTCTCTTCACCTATAGAAAAAGAGAGGAACGGAACTCAGCTCAAGTTGTGTAAATGTATAGAAAGAAACTTGAGTATTAGGTTCAAACCGTTCCGTCTTAGCAGATGATAGCATAAAAAAGTGAAATGgatttttcttcaaacttgttGTGAACCTAGATCTGTTTTGTGTGCTTCTGATTGAAGGCAAATATAATCTTTGCTTGACTAATAATTTCTTCCATCTTAGTACATACACAATAGTACTTTTTGTGCAATTGGTCAGAGGATAGTCCATCCATTACATATCAATTCAAGTAGTAAGAACACGGTAATATACTGTACCAATTAGTGTAGTTTAGTTGCAGCGAAAAAATGTATGGTTAAAGgaagacataatatataaatttggcttcaaatcacatttGTAGGTACTTAAGCTTGTATAAAGTAGAACAAGTAATACACGAGTCCTATATAGCattctatattttttgttttatgtgtATTTGTGTCATGCAGAACTCGTGTGTTACTTGTTctactttatacaagtttaagtgaaATTTAAGTGTTTATTGTGCATATTcaaaattgaagaacaagatTAAGTTAAAAGGctcatttatgtattatgtcaaaaagaaaatatgcatAATGATATAAAGAGTACTAACTAGTGTTTAgggtaaattttttatttataaaatttacttATCTTGTAAAACTTACTCTTAATAACCTTATCATCTTGTACAACTCGACTCATTAGCAAATACCATTAGCATTTATGTAGTAAGCTTATTTCTCAATTTAAAATGTTAACATTTCTCTACTTGTAATCTAGCATTTACACAATTTTAGCATAATCAATCATCTAACAATTGAGAATGGAATAAACTGGAAgagaatgaaatatttgttCTTCGTTTACAATCTAAAATAGACATGGATTGTAGGaacatgtataaaatgtagcaatttaccaaaatatattttgataaaaaccttTTGGCTGCTTATATGAATGACAGAGTATaatattaaaacatataaagtaGTTTTGTAGTTCAAAAgttctcatttttttccaaactaaaaaaaaaattgtggctACCATATAGTAAATATACAATTTTActtctcaaaataattatagataaaAATCCCATCTAGCTTAATTGGTAGAGTGTAAGGCTTTTAACCTTGTGGTCGTGGGTTTGAGCCCTACGAATATTTCAGCACATAAAGTAATAAAGGTGTGGTTTTGCTCCTCGAAAGTAAAACTCAAGCGACCCTTCATAAGATTGTCAGGTGCAAGCAACAATGTGACacgtagaaaatacaaagttgAGTTGGAAATGAAGCACGTTCTACAAGTCGACCTACAGACCACGAGAAGTTTTACAGGTCATAGAAAGGAAGTTGTAGGTCTTAGAGtgaattttggaaaattttagtatttgatgATGGTATACAGGTAAACGCGTAAATAAGACAAACAACAGAAAGTGTTATGGACTGTAGGAGGGATCAATAAAAGTGATACTTCGTAAATTTTTGGACTTGAATTTGGGTCCTATTCACCCCAGTAATTGGCTCAATGGTTGACCAAGACAACTCGTAGAAAGTCCTGCAGACTGTAAGTAAGGATTATAAGAGTTgtgaaaattttcaagtaagaaaattttggtattttcctACTCATTTTACTCCTAAACtatgtcgttttgaccctaaaatcacccttataacttattttacttttaataaatatCTCATTCACTTGCAACCAAAAATTCCCTCAAGTCTTCTTCTCCCAAATTCTCCCAAAGATATTTAAGACAAGGTTAGGGTTTCATAAGTTTAAAAGTTTCTTCCTCCATTACTAGAGCTTTGATTACTCAAGGTATGTGAGAATTCACCAATGGATCCATTTAATTCACTGTGTTCTAAAAGAATctcaattttttcaattcaatttcacccaaatttttagGGTTTCGATTTAATCATCACGGGTCCAATTCCATTatgccttgccttaccaggaactgttctcatcaatttgattccctcagctgcacagaatgccttgaactctgatttgtcatactctcctccattgtcagaccttaggcatttgactttcaaaccggtctgattctcaacttcaacTTTCcgcttcttgaaagttgcaaacacatctgacttatgcttcaagaagtaaacccataccttcctgctgaaatcatcaatgaaggtaacatagaatctggatcctccaagtgatgatcctggagatggtccccaaacatctgtatggaccatttccaaccgcactttctttgtcTCTATAgcagtctttgtgaagcttactcttttctgtttgcccataacacaactcccgcaaagacccatatcaacagactccAGTCCCTTAATTGCTCCTTTtccaaccagcatcttcattcctttagcacTCACGTGTCCAAGTTTGTGTTCCACAGACATGAAttggaagcaccttcagcaacagcggcCATGTTAATACACACCCTGTAGTgatgtacaaggttccagatttggtgccacgagctactaccatagcacctttcacaatcttccacgaaccttttcCAAACTCTACTGCATATCCTGTGCTATCCAACTAACCAatagagatcagatttttcttgatcccaggaatatatcttacatcctccaatgtcaactggtttcccgaggtggtctttatgcaaacatccccctttccttcaatctctaaggctttattgtcaggaagatatacttttccaaaatttccagatttgaaattttgaaacaactccttgcttggagacgaatggaaagatgctctagaatccaaaatccatgattcaaccgggctgttcacactaaggattagagcatccccaatgtcctatgttgaatttacagaatcattgtcatctccaaatttctgattctgtttcttcattcgctttgtacagttcgtccgaaagtgcccctttttctccacagttccaacaagtcaggTTTGATCTTTTCAGGGATTTTTCTCGatactttgattttgatcgaccatgttgattttggcctttcgtttTACTTCTtccccttcgatcaacgctgagagcactgcccgatgaatctcccacttctcgtttgcgaatactttcgctaagaataacatcacggatttcatcaaacttcagtttctcatatccacgggaactgctaatcgcagcaacaacagtatcccaagactcggccagagatgacatcaaaatcaatgccttaatttcatcttcgaaattaatatccacagaattgagttgactcacaatcatattgaactcgtttatatgattgGAAACGGATCTAGTTTCAGACATTTGTAAATTGAataatctacgcatcaaatataccttgttcatagccgatggtttttcatacatgtttgacagtgccttcaacagaccggatgtagtcttctccttcacgatgctGAActccacgtttcttgacaaagtcaaccggatcaaccctagaggctggcgatccttgagtttccacttctcctccgtcatggattccggcttcaccccggtcaacggttcgtgaagatttttctggtacagataatcttcgatctgcatcttccagaaattGAAATCGGATCCACCAAAcatctcgattccaagcttctAACTATCCATAttcagtgatcgtgttgaatctcctttgctatgataccagttgttaggatcgaattcatgcgcacacactagatgaatgaagaacacaagaactttcaagagaaagatatgagagatctagagagagaaagagaaaactcaatatttcgtggtaacaccacGTGAGTAAACTTTCACGACGGTGAGGtacatttatattaataaatcagagtatttttggttacagagaataaataggaaaacctaaaatagagaataaataggaaagcctaaaatagagaataaataggaaaacctaaaattaatcatgctccactacctaacactGTGATCTCACATGCCTCGTAGGGATTAACCCTTTGCTAAATCCACATGCTAAACTTCAAGAACGTTACGAATTCTTAGTTTATTTAcctttcttctccttctcctctcTCCAAACCCTAGTGTAATTTTATGAAGCATAAACTAAGCCAAATCAGTTTAGACCccaaataaattactaaaaatgaatttaattaattaggtaacgaaaagcaaaaaataacttcaaaaatcaAGTTAACTTTCCTTATCTAGATAGCCCCAACTTCGAAcgggcatatctccctcatacgagcTTGGAATTAAGAAATCTCAATgcattggaaagataattcaaaaaaCTTTCATTTAATATCTTACAAAATACAACTTATCCTTTGCTAAGAGTTATAgtcgtttgaagttgatccAAAACTTATACTTAACTCAATTTGCGAAACATTCCAAATTTGATCTTTCCATAAATGGTTTCTTTCTACTTCTAGTTCTTTCAAATAGTTGGGTATTACAGTTTAGAAATAACATGTAGATGTGAGAAAAATGATATTCTATACATAGATACTTTGAGATCAAAAGATGATTAGTGTGAACGAAGATGATTTAGCCTATTCATTAATGTTCATCACTAAAGATCAACACAATTACCCTTATGTGACATTGATTTTCAATTCCCGCACCTCTAGATTGCTTGTTATTGTTGATTTCATTCAGATGTtagttaattttgataattgattaccaaaatattatattaaattggtGTTACCATCTTAATGAGGAATCCCGAATCTTCGTTGGGTTTATTACTGACGACATTCGTTcactcttttaattaatttagaggATGATTTGAGCATGCTCATCATGTGTGTAATTCTGGATCCAGTATTTGTGATCATGTGGGACATGTATCCGgtatttttgtttcattataTGTGATTGGGAGTTTGTGTTTTATATTGTAGCCATATGCATTGTTTTGTGTTATTGTATTATGTTGCATTCATATCTTAAACTTGCTTTGTGATTCTACCAGTATACTATGATTTGTATATTGATATTgcatcaattattttattattgagtaCAAGGCCTCTTCAACGACTGATCTGAGACCTCAGTTAACAAGTGTCCGACTTTGAATCCAAGGATGAACTATGCTTTCAGGCTGTCAGGAGTTCTTTTGCATCTACTTGTCCATCTTTTCAGACACAAACACTCTAGGTTTTTAGTTTCGGAGTTGTATCCCTTGTCTTGACTATTTAGGTTTTGGTATGTTGGCTTTACCTTTCTAAGGATTTTATTTCCGCACAAACATTTTTGGCTATCGATTAAGTTTATAGGGACtcaattcattagttcatttttaagattaatattttttaataactaTTTCTTGACTAAGTTTTAATATTGATGAGCTGGGTTGGTATCAAGTAGTCATTAGTTCCCAACCAGGTGATTTAGTGTGAGTGTCACTCACGATGTTCTGGATCgtgacaaaaattatttttacctgattatttataaatgattaaatatattatttcttttaatgatACTCATAATTACTACAAGTTTTTGACTCGAtacaagagaaaaatattattaaaagaatatttatttacCAATTTGTAGTGGCAGACAAAGTTAGGAAACTATACAGAtacaaattgaaacaaaaatatatccAATGAAATAAATCCTAAAcattaaaattacaattttgtCCTTATAAGAAGAAAAGCAGTTTTATCGATATTTTATAATTGACCAGCACAATAGTGGGTCTACACAAATTACACCTAAAAATTATCATCCATGTCGAGAGAAGTTAATATCTCTAGAAGTAAAACATTATAATAATGAAACCAAAACATTCTATCCGATGCTAAAACGACATTATCCGAATAACGATTTTCTAATGATATTCAATACTTAAATACTAACAGACAAAATATGTTTCACAATAGAGATATGAACAATCTAATTTTAATTGACTTCTAGGGATctcctctttttcttcttcttgttcacaTTTTGTTCTTTATGATGATCATCCTTGTCTTCAAGTTCAACATAGTTAATTTCTTCATTATCCACTTGGGATGACAAACATTGATCAACATTTTTGGTTGAATCATTTTCAATGATAGTTGTTGCGGGATGAATAGTTTTCCTACTTGCATCCCTTTTCTTGCCCCATGATGGACCAAAACCCGAATAATAGTAGAAATCATTAGGATTGGAAGAGgaatatgatgatttttttgcACGAGTTGATAGAAGGCATAAATTTCCCGTCTTCGCCACTACAACCTCATGTTGCTTCTCTTGTTTCTTGTTACCATTATTATTTTGGTCCATTGATAATTCGAGATTCTTCATCTCTACATTATCATCCTTGTCTTGGTTAATTTTTTTAGCAACAAAAGAAACATCGACATCCACGTCCTTAGCAACACTATAAATGTCGGAGTAGTTAGAACaatagtgtgtgtgtgtgtgtgtgtatgtgtatgtatgtgtgtacGTCCGTGCATGGATAGGTGGGTGGGGGTGTGGGTGTGGGTGTGGGTGTGGGTGTGGGTAGATGTGGGGTGGGtggggtgtgtgtgtgtgtgtgtgtgtgtgtgtgcaaaaataaaataaattggttTAGAAGTCAAATTTACCTTGCAACAGTTTCATTCGTATCATTGAAGGGCCCATTATCAACAGATCCAACAAACTGCACCGAAAAGAAAacttgtaaatttttaaaatgatggaGCAAAATCCATATAGAAAAtagaatgaaaatataatagagACGGTAGGATTGAAATTCAACAGTGAACCCTAGTGAGAGTAACAAagccaaaacaaaaaaaaacacaaaaggaAGGATTGATACAACcctaaaacagaaaaaaaacacaaacacaaaaTGAAGGATCAACATTCAAAGAGAAAAGTGGGCATTCATAGATCTGAGGAATTTAAGAGAGAAACATAGAttgattgattaattaattaacagaCCTGAGAATTCGAAGAAGATGACAGCGGTGGCTGAAAAAGTGATAGGTCTTCATTGGGAAAAGTGATGACATCCCATGGCGACTGATTGAGTAGGCAAAAATGATTATTCATCAGAGAAATCTTCGCATGCTTTCTTATTCGCATGTCTCCTCAAAATCTCAAGTATTTTTGTCAAATCCAGAAGGACCACCCTCTCTATATAAATACTCTAAATCTAACT encodes the following:
- the LOC109119747 gene encoding uncharacterized protein; the encoded protein is MRIRKHAKISLMNNHFCLLNQSPWDVITFPNEDLSLFQPPLSSSSNSQFVGSVDNGPFNDTNETVASVAKDVDVDVSFVAKKINQDKDDNVEMKNLELSMDQNNNGNKKQEKQHEVVVAKTGNLCLLSTRAKKSSYSSSNPNDFYYYSGFGPSWGKKRDASRKTIHPATTIIENDSTKNVDQCLSSQVDNEEINYVELEDKDDHHKEQNVNKKKKKRRSLEVN